A genomic stretch from Gopherus evgoodei ecotype Sinaloan lineage chromosome 18, rGopEvg1_v1.p, whole genome shotgun sequence includes:
- the C18H1orf158 gene encoding uncharacterized protein C1orf158 homolog, giving the protein MLTSQRDVQEWYLPSWKIKPEYSAKVLIGNWLEERKRFTKDIGKPSNSSYGTDFIRFPGHRTDQTVRRTIMKKLDGLPKQHLFTHHEEPSNRNLVTQYDDHYNRHGYNPMLPPLRRWNGQKLAWLPEKSDFPIFEPPTNYGLFEQLMKKWTHQEAGVMNSVYTVSYEMPPVSAFAVRRRPVTNCHRSPHDGQRLPHNLSASLECDSAPKCLQVSEQPVRDPAAIGAML; this is encoded by the exons ATGCTTACATCTCAGAGGGATGTGCAGGAATGGTACCTTCCCAGCTGGAAAATAAAACCAGAGTACTCCGCGAAAGTGCTCATTGGAAACTGGTTGGAAGAGAGGAAAAGG TTTACAAAAGACATTGGGAAACCCAGCAACAGCAGCTATGGGACTGACTTTATTCGCTTCCCTGGCCACAGAACAGATCAAACAGTCAGGAGAACCATTATGAAGAAACTTGAT GGCCTGCCAAAGCAGCATCTGTTTACACATCATGAAGAACCGAGCAACCGAAATTTAGTAACTCAGTATGATGATCATTACAACAGACATGGCTATAATCCTATGCTGCCTCCGCTCCGCAGATGGAATGGACAAAAGCTAGCCTGGCTCCCGGAGAAATCAGATTTCCCCATTTTCG AGCCACCCACCAACTATGGCCTTTTTGAGCAACTAATGAAAAAATGGACCCACCAAGAGGCTGGAGTGATGAACAGTGTCTACACTGTTTCTTATGAGATGCCGCCTGTTTCTGCTTTTGCCGTTCGCCGACGTCCGGTCACAAATTGCCACCGGTCCCCCCATGATGGGCAGCGTCTTCCCCACAACCTCAGTGCAAGTCTGGAATGTGACAGCGCACCAAAATGCCTTCAAGTTTCCGAGCAGCCGGTCAGAGACCCGGCAGCCATTGGGGCCATGCTGTAG
- the LOC115636905 gene encoding arylacetamide deacetylase-like 4, whose protein sequence is MEFVYALLVLVLAVFIAAFILLVVGTIYFDLSNSEIPLGVDQPLKLRILHSILIGTAVLGKILEKLGLCSQLGFTRYMRQGKKLGEDPKLFIKDLQFGKVPVRIYQPRAPSAGRRRGVIYFHGGGWMFGSINSYEPICRYIARESESVVVSVEYRLAPEHTYPAQYEDCLTSTTHFMKTAEDYGVDPACIIISGDSAGGNLAAAVCQTLVGRPDLPKVHAQVLIYPCLQAIDFNLPSYQQNCAVPILFRERTAFYVLQYLKGDASFLEDVLEGCHMPVDVKLKFRKWLSADNIPKEFKVRGYKPKVPIQSSNEVYEAVKKICEPTFSPLLTEDAVVRQLPESFILTCEYDVLRDDALLYKKRLEDGGVPVTWYHIENGFHGIISLFDKGRLSFPAGKKGLDNIVNFLRSL, encoded by the exons ATGGAATTTGTTTATGCACTGCTGGTGTTAGTACTGGCAGTTTTCATTGCTGCTTTCATATTGTTAGTCGTGGGGACAATTTATTTTGATCTCTCCAACTCAGAAATCCCTCTTGGAGTGGACCAGCCTTTAAAGCTCCGAATCCTTCATAGTATTTTGATTGGCACAGCGGTTCTG GGAAAGATTTTGGAGAAGCTGGGTCTGTGCAGTCAACTTGGCTTCACCCGCTATATGCGACAGGGAAAGAAATTAGGAGAGGACCCAAAGCTCTTCATCAAGGACCTGCAGTTTGGGAAGGTGCCAGTGAGGATTTACCAGCCTAGAGCACCTTCTGCTGGCCGAAGGAGAGGGGTCATCTACTTTCATGGAGGAGGCTGGATGTTTGGAAGCATTA ATTCCTATGAACCCATATGCCGCTACATTGCCAGAGAAAGCGAATCAGTGGTCGTGTCTGTTGA GTATCGTCTGGCGCCAGAGCACACGTACCCAGCACAGTACGAGGATTGTCTCACTTCTACCACACACTTTATGAAGACTGCAGAAGACTATGGAGTGGATCCTGCCTGTATTATCATTAGTGGGGACAGTGCTGGGGGCaatcttgctgctgctgtttgccaaACACTAGTGGGTAGACCAGACCTTCCAAAGGTGCATGCTCAGGTCTTAATCTATCCATGCCTCCAGGCAATAGACTTCAATTTGCCATCATATCAGCAAAACTGTGCAGTCCCCATCTTGTTCAGAGAACGTACGGCTTTTTATGTTCTGCAGTACCTCAAGGGGGATGCGTCATTTTTGGAAGATGTCCTGGAGGGTTGCCATATGCCTGTAGATGTAAAACTGAAGTTTAGAAAATGGCTAAGTGCAGACAATATCCCTAAGGAATTTAAGGTCAGAGGGTACAAACCGAAGGTGCCCATCCAATCCTCAAATGAAGTTTATGAGGCTGTTAAAAAAATCTGTGAGCCAACCTTTTCCCCACTTCTCACTGAAGATGCTGTTGTTCGCCAGCTCCCTGAGTCCTTTATCTTGACCTGTGAGTATGACGTGCTTAGGGATGATGCCCTGTTATACAAGAAGCGATTAGAGGATGGTGGTGTGCCAGTGACCTGGTACCACATTGAGAATGGGTTCCATGGAATCATAAGCCTGTTTGATAAGGGCAGGTTGTCATTTCCAGCTGGAAAAAAGGGACTGGACAACATTGTAAACTTTCTCAGGAGCTTATAA